Sequence from the Lysobacter capsici genome:
CCGCGCGGCCGCGCGCGGATCTGGATCGACAGCGCCGCGCCGCGGCTCACCGCGACCACATTCGGAAACACCCGATCGGGCGCGACCCGCGGCAGGCGCGCGTCGGTGAACATATGCACCTGCGCGCCGCGATTGCGATGGCGCGCGTCGGCATCCTCGTCGTTGAGGCCGAAGCGGACCAGCAGATCCTCGTTGTCGCTCAGCCAGTCGGCCGGTTGGCCTTCCAGCGCGTGGGACGTGGCCATGGACGGATGCCTCAGATGCGGTTGACCGAGAAACTCAAGGTAGTGCCGCGCACGCTGAAGGTCGCGGTGTGGCCGTTGGGCGCAAAGGCCACCGACGGGCCGTCGCGGCGCGTCCCGCCGATCGCGCGCGCGCGGATGCGCACGCGGTCGCCCACGTCCAGCGCGTGGCCGTGGAAGCGCAGCGCGGACAGATCGACGCTGCGGGTCTGCCCGGCCGCGAATGCGCCGCCGGCCGGGGTCTGGCTGATCACCCGGTCGCCGTCCAGGCGCTGGACGACGAAACGCAGGACGAACGCGGCGTTGTTGACGCAGGCGACGTGCTGGACGTGCAGTTCGGGCTGGCCTGACTCTGCGGGATTTCCGAGCGGGTGCATGGTGGGGCGCCTCGTGCGCGCAAGAAGGAAAGCGGAAGGGTCGACACGGAAAACGCGCGGATGAGCCTGGTGTGAAGACGCGTTGGTGTTTACGTCTGGGCGGGCGCGCTCGACAATGCCAACGGTTTCCGCCCGGTGGATAGGACATGCGTGGTTTGGTCGGCTTGTTGGCGGCACTGGTGTTGCTCGGCGGCAGCGGTTGCGCCGTGGTCAAGGTCAAGGAACGCGCGTTCGGCGATATCGCCGCCGAGCGCAATCTCGATGCGCTCAACGGCGGCAAGCTCAGCACCGCGTCGGCGACCGCGCTGGGTTCGGCCGGGCTCGACCCGGAGCTGTGCGCGCGCGACCCGGCGCCGTGCATCGAACAATTGCGGCCGCTCGCGTCGAGCGAATCGTGGCTGGCGACGGCGTCGGAACTGCAATTGCTGCGCATGAACGCCGCGCCGGCGACGGTCAGCAAGGCCGCCGAGAGCGCGGGCCTGTCGCGACGCAAGGCCGCGGCGGTCGAAGCCGGCGAAGGCGACGCCAACGCGGCCGCCGCGAGCCAGGTCGCCACCGACGAGCGCACCCGCGCCGCGGTCGAAACCGCGCGCTACGCCTACGCCTATCTGTTCCTGACCGCGCGCACGCCCGAGCAGCGCGTGTTCGAAGCGCGCCAGCAACGCGTGCTGCAGTACTACAACCGCGCGGTCGACGTCGTCGCCCAGGCCGCGTTCGAAGCCAGCCGCGGCCAGGTCGGCGCCTCGCCGCTGCGGGTCGGCGGTTTGAATCTCGGCATCGGCCTGCATGGCTACGAAGCTTCGGAGATCAGCCTGCAACCCGAGGCCTTGCTCGCCTCCGACACGCTCGGCTTCGACAACCTGCGCGCGGTGTATCGCCGCGACGGCTTCGGTACCGGCCTGGTCGCGGTGTTTCCGCGGCGCGCGCCGTCGCCGGCGCCGATCACGCCGGCCGATGAAGCCAGCGCGGACGACACGCCGTATCGCGACACCCGCTATCTGCCGGTGACCGCGACCCTGCGCTTCGACGGCGACAGCCTGGACGCGGTGCTGGCGAGCGATCAGGCCAGCATGGACGTCTACAACCCGTATCGCATCGACAGCGAAACCATCGGCGGGCGCAAGGTGCCGCTGGCGGCGAATTACTCGGCCGCCTACGGCGTGTGGCTGGCGCGTTCGGAACTGGCGCGCTTGAGTCTGTCGAGCCTGCTGCGGCCCAAGCAGGCGCGCGCGTTCAAGCCGCGCATCTACCTCAACCAACCTTACGATCCGAACAAGCGGGTGATCGTGCTGGTGCATGGCCTGGCCAGCAGCCCGGAGGCCTGGGTCAATCTCGCCAACGAGATCCTCGGCGACGAGGCGCTGCGCAAGCACTATCAGCTGTGGCAGGTGTTCTATCCGACCAACATCGGCATCCTGGCCAATCGCGCGGCGATCGCGTCGGCGCTGGACAAGACGTTCAAGCACTACGATCCCGAAGGCGACGATGTCGCCAGTCGGGATGCGGTGTTGGTGGGGCATAGCATGGGTGGAGTGATTTCGCGGCTGTTGGTCAGCGACAGCGGCGAGCAGGTGCTCGACGAAACCCTCAAGGCCTTCGATCCGGCGGTCGCGCAGCGCTTGCGCAAGGAACCGCTGGTGCGCGCGCTGACCGTGTTCCAGCCGATGCCGCAGTTCGGCCGGGTGGTGTTCCTGGCCTCGCCGCATCGCGGCGCGGTGGTCACCGACGGCTGGCCGCTGCGGATGGTACGCAAGCTGATCCGCCTGCCGTTCGATGTCTTGCGCGAGGCCGCCGAACTGGCGCAGCGCACCAAGGTCGATCAGGACGAGTTACAGAAGGTCGGTTTCCGCAAGGGCCGCCCGCCGACCGGCCCGGACGATCTGAGTCCGAATTCCTTGTTCATGCGCAGCACCGAGAAGTTGCCGATCGAAGCCGGCCTGCCGTACCACACCATCGTCGGTCAGCGCGATCCGAAGATCGCGCTGCTGCAATCCAGCGACGGCGCGGTGCCGTACCGCAGCGCGCATCTGGATGGCGCCTTGTCGGAGAAGGTGATCGTGTCCGGCCACAGCGTGCAGGAAACGCCGCAGGCGATCCTGGAGTTGCGGCGGATTCTGCGCGTCGATAT
This genomic interval carries:
- a CDS encoding esterase/lipase family protein, which encodes MRGLVGLLAALVLLGGSGCAVVKVKERAFGDIAAERNLDALNGGKLSTASATALGSAGLDPELCARDPAPCIEQLRPLASSESWLATASELQLLRMNAAPATVSKAAESAGLSRRKAAAVEAGEGDANAAAASQVATDERTRAAVETARYAYAYLFLTARTPEQRVFEARQQRVLQYYNRAVDVVAQAAFEASRGQVGASPLRVGGLNLGIGLHGYEASEISLQPEALLASDTLGFDNLRAVYRRDGFGTGLVAVFPRRAPSPAPITPADEASADDTPYRDTRYLPVTATLRFDGDSLDAVLASDQASMDVYNPYRIDSETIGGRKVPLAANYSAAYGVWLARSELARLSLSSLLRPKQARAFKPRIYLNQPYDPNKRVIVLVHGLASSPEAWVNLANEILGDEALRKHYQLWQVFYPTNIGILANRAAIASALDKTFKHYDPEGDDVASRDAVLVGHSMGGVISRLLVSDSGEQVLDETLKAFDPAVAQRLRKEPLVRALTVFQPMPQFGRVVFLASPHRGAVVTDGWPLRMVRKLIRLPFDVLREAAELAQRTKVDQDELQKVGFRKGRPPTGPDDLSPNSLFMRSTEKLPIEAGLPYHTIVGQRDPKIALLQSSDGAVPYRSAHLDGALSEKVIVSGHSVQETPQAILELRRILRVDMAQYGKNAKR